From a region of the Nitrospira sp. genome:
- a CDS encoding SGNH/GDSL hydrolase family protein — MNKKVTMVTAAGLLMLLLMVLLLVLGEVVIRSVHLLRDGIPFFESNAGGRVGPITLDADLGWKATEHYQEALVEKTYRGTLYQVRRSQTQYGFRRFGDLNSRRPKMLVVGDSFTHATAVSDDRTYHALLASLLNVEVFAYGAGGYGTLQEFLILDRYLDTIRPDLVLWQYCVNDFINNDNELERLSTMNNNGWVRPYWRDGKIRLLSPKESSIQVRDWINRHSRFLYFVVTRLDRLRAISTRDTVEVDIEAEGMRHAGFARSVRTTDELMGLVRARVGARPIMAFNCAQAEPYNQAFRDISTHHAITYWDDVAPVVQAAADRGEDVYAADGGHWNERGHELVARSLATHIRAMQTLSPAQP, encoded by the coding sequence ATGAACAAAAAAGTCACGATGGTGACGGCGGCAGGATTGTTGATGCTCCTGCTCATGGTCTTGCTGCTGGTGCTGGGAGAAGTGGTGATCCGTTCCGTGCACCTGCTGCGGGACGGTATCCCGTTCTTCGAGAGCAACGCCGGCGGGAGAGTCGGCCCGATCACGCTGGATGCAGATTTAGGCTGGAAGGCTACCGAGCACTATCAGGAAGCGCTGGTGGAAAAAACCTACCGGGGCACGCTATACCAGGTCCGGCGTTCCCAGACCCAGTATGGCTTTCGCCGATTCGGGGATCTGAACTCCCGCCGCCCCAAGATGTTGGTCGTCGGTGATTCTTTTACCCATGCCACCGCCGTCTCCGACGACCGTACGTATCACGCATTGTTAGCGTCCCTGCTCAATGTGGAAGTCTTCGCCTATGGAGCCGGCGGCTACGGGACGCTGCAGGAATTTCTCATCCTCGATCGATACCTGGACACGATTCGACCCGACCTGGTGCTCTGGCAATACTGCGTCAACGACTTCATCAACAACGACAACGAGCTGGAGCGCCTCAGCACCATGAATAACAACGGCTGGGTCCGCCCCTACTGGCGCGACGGGAAGATACGGTTATTGTCGCCGAAGGAGTCATCGATTCAAGTGCGGGATTGGATCAATCGCCACAGCCGGTTTCTGTACTTTGTGGTCACCAGACTGGATCGGCTTCGCGCCATCAGCACGCGGGACACGGTCGAGGTAGACATTGAGGCCGAAGGCATGCGCCACGCTGGCTTCGCCCGTTCGGTGCGCACTACCGATGAGTTGATGGGACTGGTACGGGCACGCGTGGGAGCGCGTCCCATCATGGCGTTCAACTGCGCGCAGGCCGAGCCGTACAATCAAGCGTTCCGCGACATCTCCACGCATCACGCCATCACCTATTGGGACGATGTGGCTCCCGTCGTTCAGGCGGCAGCAGACCGCGGTGAAGATGTCTATGCCGCAGACGGAGGACATTGGAACGAGCGCGGACATGAACTTGTGGCGCGGTCACTCGCCACTCACATCCGCGCGATGCAGACATTGTCGCCCGCGCAACCGTGA
- a CDS encoding MtnX-like HAD-IB family phosphatase, which produces MLKTAHQNRAAYARVDVTEVFCDFDGTITEVDATDAVLEAFALPAWREWERRWVNGEITSRECLARQVELIRVDQETLKAFAAQLPIDKGVLDLDQRCREHGVPLTIVSDGIDFIVAAVLHRHGLLHLPVFSNHLHWDEQGQMGLSFPFSIQGCHSGAGTCKCAITRAMETAPSRAVYIGDGQSDQCVSAKIQRVFAKGHLRQWCGRQGIHCEPFETLSEVALRLFPKEVL; this is translated from the coding sequence ATGCTGAAGACAGCTCATCAGAACCGTGCGGCCTATGCACGTGTAGATGTTACCGAAGTGTTTTGCGATTTCGATGGCACCATTACTGAGGTGGACGCCACAGATGCCGTGCTTGAAGCCTTTGCGCTTCCAGCATGGCGTGAATGGGAGCGTCGTTGGGTGAATGGTGAGATCACGAGCCGAGAGTGCCTGGCGCGCCAGGTTGAACTCATTCGGGTTGATCAGGAAACACTCAAGGCTTTCGCCGCGCAGTTGCCGATCGACAAAGGTGTGCTTGATTTAGACCAACGCTGCCGGGAACACGGAGTTCCCCTGACCATCGTGAGTGACGGGATCGACTTCATTGTGGCAGCCGTGCTGCATCGGCATGGGCTGCTCCATCTGCCGGTGTTTTCTAATCATCTCCATTGGGATGAGCAAGGACAGATGGGGCTGAGCTTCCCGTTTTCGATTCAGGGTTGTCACAGCGGAGCCGGCACATGTAAGTGCGCCATCACACGTGCGATGGAGACAGCACCATCCAGAGCCGTCTATATCGGGGACGGTCAGTCAGATCAATGTGTGTCGGCAAAAATTCAGCGGGTGTTCGCAAAGGGGCATCTCCGCCAGTGGTGTGGCCGGCAAGGAATTCACTGCGAGCCGTTCGAAACTTTGTCTGAGGTGGCGTTGCGCCTGTTCCCGAAGGAGGTACTATGA
- a CDS encoding response regulator: MTMVWPFGQETSEKVCLGRVLVVDDEDSIRSLLRKTLTQAGYDVAEAEDGGQAVEVLSSGDNPLMLDAIICDIRMPRINGVEAIRYFRTQYPSLPVIVLTGYHDERLAQSLRQQGVVLWLEKPAEREQILSSVAQAIAGRRFSFYP, translated from the coding sequence ATGACAATGGTGTGGCCGTTCGGGCAGGAGACGAGCGAAAAGGTCTGCCTCGGGCGAGTCTTGGTGGTGGACGACGAGGACTCCATCCGCAGTCTGCTGCGCAAGACGCTGACGCAGGCGGGCTACGACGTGGCGGAGGCTGAAGACGGGGGACAGGCGGTGGAGGTCCTGAGCAGCGGTGACAACCCCCTCATGCTCGATGCGATTATTTGCGATATTCGCATGCCGCGGATTAACGGGGTGGAGGCGATCCGATATTTTCGCACCCAATACCCCTCCCTTCCGGTCATTGTCTTGACGGGCTATCACGACGAGCGGTTGGCCCAATCGCTCCGGCAACAGGGTGTGGTGCTGTGGTTGGAGAAGCCGGCCGAGCGGGAGCAGATCCTCTCGTCGGTTGCGCAGGCCATCGCCGGGCGGCGATTCAGCTTCTATCCGTAA
- a CDS encoding hemerythrin domain-containing protein, protein MLRWGRMLKEDHAKVKELFEEFESAEGQEQGEIAAKAIAELEIHADLEETLMYPALREAIDNMEMMNEVVEEHHVVHVLIAELNKLKPRDEKFHAKFCVLSELVKHHIEEEESEMLPEVERQDIDWEFLEMAVMKRKETLMNKSAGKRRNKSKSFGQSSRRA, encoded by the coding sequence ATGCTCCGGTGGGGGCGCATGCTGAAAGAAGACCATGCGAAGGTCAAAGAATTGTTCGAGGAATTTGAGTCCGCCGAGGGGCAGGAACAAGGCGAGATCGCCGCGAAGGCGATTGCCGAGCTGGAGATCCACGCCGACCTCGAAGAAACGTTGATGTACCCTGCCCTTCGCGAGGCCATCGATAACATGGAGATGATGAATGAGGTGGTGGAAGAACATCATGTCGTGCATGTGCTGATTGCCGAACTCAACAAGCTCAAACCGAGAGATGAAAAATTTCATGCGAAATTCTGTGTGCTGAGCGAACTGGTGAAGCATCACATCGAAGAGGAAGAAAGCGAAATGTTGCCGGAAGTTGAACGCCAGGATATCGATTGGGAGTTTCTTGAAATGGCGGTCATGAAGCGCAAGGAAACGCTGATGAACAAGTCAGCCGGGAAGAGACGGAACAAATCGAAATCTTTCGGACAATCGTCCCGTCGTGCTTGA
- a CDS encoding ankyrin repeat domain-containing protein: MNCQLSRIGWLLLFPRLKSAARRLALAGCLLLPTGCAIPVLNASGSGDTNTLALLLQQGHDANEAFPLIGTRPLMVAAVNGHLGVVQALLDAGADANAADWTGWTALHAGALNGDPAIVSLLLTRGAIPSQPRWFLRSPASIAEMLGHKDIIPLLKNAAALSPAPSRSEQQGHTP, translated from the coding sequence ATGAACTGCCAACTATCACGAATCGGATGGTTGCTCCTGTTCCCTCGCCTCAAGTCAGCGGCTAGGAGACTCGCACTCGCCGGATGCCTCCTTCTGCCTACCGGCTGCGCCATCCCGGTCTTGAATGCATCCGGATCTGGAGACACGAACACACTCGCGCTTCTTCTGCAACAGGGGCACGATGCGAATGAAGCGTTCCCACTAATCGGCACCAGACCACTCATGGTGGCGGCAGTGAACGGACATCTTGGCGTGGTCCAAGCGCTCCTCGATGCAGGCGCAGACGCCAATGCCGCGGATTGGACTGGATGGACGGCGCTTCATGCCGGGGCCCTCAACGGGGATCCAGCGATTGTCTCCCTCTTGCTGACACGAGGGGCGATTCCCTCACAACCTCGCTGGTTTCTCCGAAGCCCAGCCAGCATCGCGGAAATGTTGGGGCATAAGGACATCATTCCCTTGTTGAAGAACGCAGCGGCTCTTTCACCAGCCCCCTCGCGTTCCGAGCAACAGGGGCACACCCCCTAG
- a CDS encoding RidA family protein has translation MKNHVGVPCRFALLVASLLTIGCTGSQRSYPAGDSPMHGPPSPKEPKFLDTSWEREFGLAQGVRASGLVVVSGQMSVDENGLVVGKGSMDVQMRQAYANVAKVLQQFNLTMSDVIEETLYVTDMPPALTVGPKIRREVYGGPPAVANTLLQVQRLAFADAVIEIRVIAQAAMSASSRSGGSSSDEPPRRGGRGGGRGRSGGYGGSSPY, from the coding sequence ATGAAGAATCATGTCGGCGTGCCATGTCGATTCGCATTGCTCGTTGCCAGTCTGCTGACCATCGGATGCACGGGATCCCAACGTTCCTATCCCGCGGGAGACTCCCCTATGCATGGACCTCCCTCTCCCAAAGAACCCAAGTTTTTGGACACGTCATGGGAAAGAGAGTTCGGGCTTGCCCAAGGAGTAAGAGCGAGCGGGCTCGTGGTGGTCTCGGGCCAGATGAGCGTGGATGAAAATGGCCTCGTCGTCGGGAAGGGCAGTATGGACGTGCAGATGCGACAGGCGTATGCGAACGTCGCCAAGGTGTTACAGCAGTTCAATCTCACGATGAGTGATGTGATAGAGGAGACGCTCTACGTCACGGACATGCCTCCCGCACTCACAGTCGGCCCAAAGATTCGCCGAGAGGTGTACGGGGGACCTCCCGCTGTGGCGAACACACTGCTGCAAGTGCAACGTCTGGCCTTTGCTGATGCCGTGATCGAGATCCGGGTCATCGCACAGGCGGCCATGAGCGCCTCGTCGCGTTCGGGAGGATCATCATCAGACGAGCCGCCGCGGCGTGGCGGACGCGGAGGGGGGCGAGGCCGAAGCGGAGGATACGGAGGGTCGTCGCCCTATTGA
- a CDS encoding BamA/TamA family outer membrane protein has protein sequence MLTRLLLLCVLFVLPSWAFAQDPPPHGPYDPRHDIQHSLDVPILETEDERAEAKQLEAKGEALKSLFVHGQYTLVPLPAFSYNRNERYWAGTLLPVLQSNDKGDLTNIYAPHYLHNPSVGETFGLNYFGYPSDNEQYSATVSYSTKIERDIDLNYKNVAAGGGRYIVAVQATWFKNAFRRFFGYGNHASEHDESNYTSREALFQLTAGINLTPDVAILWSERYHGVQVQRGAVESLPQTQSLFPNLVGLGGAQVFGHKLALRYDTRDKQLVTTRGTYFNGSIELNQNLQHRDPNRWIRTTFDARQFIPHYHDQLIFVARFLADAVHGPGIPFYEQPTLGGETTLRGFGQSRFIQNTVLLVNFEERVRFGQQEIAGYKLDLEVAPFVDVGRVMSTFAWHKLSNPQVNPGMGFRMIAQPHVVGRVDVAYGKDGPNVFVGLDYPF, from the coding sequence ATGCTGACTCGCCTGCTCCTTCTCTGCGTATTGTTTGTACTGCCCTCATGGGCCTTCGCACAGGATCCACCTCCGCATGGGCCCTATGACCCACGCCATGACATCCAGCATAGCCTGGATGTTCCCATTCTAGAAACTGAGGATGAGCGGGCTGAAGCAAAACAGCTGGAAGCCAAGGGAGAAGCACTCAAATCGCTCTTCGTCCATGGGCAATACACCCTGGTGCCATTACCCGCCTTTTCGTACAACCGCAACGAACGATACTGGGCCGGCACCTTACTCCCGGTTCTGCAATCCAACGACAAAGGCGACCTCACAAATATTTATGCCCCTCACTACCTGCACAACCCGAGCGTCGGCGAAACATTCGGGTTGAACTATTTCGGGTATCCTTCAGACAATGAACAGTACAGCGCGACCGTCTCGTACTCCACCAAGATTGAACGTGACATCGACCTCAACTACAAGAACGTGGCGGCGGGTGGCGGGCGATATATTGTAGCCGTGCAGGCCACCTGGTTTAAGAATGCCTTCCGACGCTTCTTTGGATATGGCAATCACGCATCGGAACACGATGAGTCGAATTACACGTCTCGAGAAGCGCTGTTCCAATTGACGGCCGGCATCAATCTCACTCCTGATGTTGCGATACTGTGGAGCGAACGTTACCACGGCGTACAAGTGCAGAGAGGCGCCGTAGAGTCCCTGCCTCAAACACAAAGCCTCTTTCCCAATCTCGTGGGCCTGGGAGGCGCGCAGGTCTTCGGACACAAGCTGGCGTTACGCTATGATACGCGGGACAAACAACTCGTCACGACTCGAGGCACCTATTTCAACGGCTCAATCGAACTCAATCAAAACTTACAGCACCGGGACCCGAATCGATGGATTCGCACCACATTTGACGCTCGGCAATTCATCCCACACTATCACGATCAACTGATTTTCGTGGCGCGCTTCCTTGCGGACGCGGTGCACGGACCAGGAATCCCATTCTACGAGCAGCCAACGCTGGGAGGAGAAACGACGCTACGCGGATTTGGACAAAGCCGATTCATTCAGAACACCGTGTTGCTCGTCAATTTCGAGGAACGAGTCCGATTTGGCCAACAGGAAATCGCCGGTTACAAACTTGATCTGGAAGTCGCTCCCTTTGTTGATGTCGGACGGGTCATGAGTACATTTGCATGGCACAAACTGTCGAATCCTCAAGTGAACCCAGGCATGGGGTTCCGCATGATTGCCCAACCGCATGTTGTCGGGCGAGTCGATGTGGCGTATGGGAAAGATGGCCCCAACGTCTTCGTGGGATTGGACTACCCATTTTGA
- a CDS encoding methylated-DNA--[protein]-cysteine S-methyltransferase: MPQRSSITGQTSFGSRTEGLSCHRSNAGPRSWPATARLAAHARLSPAYFYRLFTSVVGLTPRGYAAAQRATRPRLKLARGRPVTAAMYEAGFESSGRFYAATHAVLGMTPSRYRGGGAQTDLWFAAGHCSLGAIVVAQTLRGVCAILLGDDPEPLVRDLQARFPLARLIGGDAAFERVVSIVVGFVDSPERGLSLPLDIRGTAFQQLVWDALTRIPIGATATYQEIARRIGRPASVRAVGQACGANPLAVAIPCHRVVRQDGDLAGYRWGIERKRALLAHEAECSRQVVD; the protein is encoded by the coding sequence ATGCCCCAGCGATCATCGATAACAGGCCAGACCTCTTTCGGAAGCAGGACCGAGGGCCTGTCCTGTCACCGGAGCAATGCTGGGCCGCGCTCATGGCCCGCGACCGCGCGATTGGCCGCGCACGCGCGGCTCAGTCCCGCTTATTTTTATCGGCTGTTCACGTCCGTGGTGGGATTGACGCCGAGGGGGTACGCCGCGGCGCAGCGGGCGACACGCCCGCGTCTGAAATTGGCGCGAGGGCGCCCGGTTACTGCGGCGATGTATGAGGCCGGATTCGAGTCCAGCGGGCGGTTCTATGCCGCGACCCATGCAGTCCTGGGGATGACGCCGTCTCGATATCGTGGCGGTGGCGCGCAGACGGATCTGTGGTTTGCCGCGGGGCACTGTTCGCTGGGCGCCATTGTCGTCGCCCAAACTCTGCGCGGGGTCTGTGCCATTCTCCTGGGAGATGACCCGGAACCTCTGGTGCGGGATCTTCAAGCTCGCTTCCCCCTGGCCCGGCTGATCGGCGGAGATGCCGCGTTTGAACGGGTGGTGTCGATCGTCGTTGGGTTTGTGGACTCGCCCGAGCGCGGGCTGAGCCTGCCGCTCGATATCCGGGGGACCGCCTTTCAACAATTGGTCTGGGACGCGCTCACGCGAATTCCTATCGGAGCCACGGCGACCTATCAGGAGATTGCCCGTCGTATCGGCCGGCCGGCGTCGGTGCGGGCTGTCGGGCAAGCGTGCGGGGCGAATCCCCTGGCCGTTGCGATTCCCTGCCATCGAGTCGTCCGTCAGGACGGCGACCTCGCCGGCTATCGCTGGGGCATCGAGCGTAAACGCGCCCTGCTGGCCCATGAGGCCGAGTGCAGCAGGCAAGTTGTGGACTAA
- a CDS encoding DUF4864 domain-containing protein, whose translation MRAMCVVLVILGGSAGYWWLRTYEPVTVIQEQLAAIDEGQYPRAYGYLSSTTKTTLSFEQFVALIQNNSVVMEIRETSFPTRVREGESARISGMLMGYGEMTCQASYVLMQEDGQWKIRSFQWAPPHRSHTDHLRIAQQRVGMPAWEKDNQYGTRGSAIEMDSRSLPVTGACCS comes from the coding sequence ATGCGGGCAATGTGTGTCGTCTTGGTGATCCTTGGAGGATCCGCAGGTTATTGGTGGCTCCGAACCTATGAACCCGTTACCGTGATACAGGAACAATTGGCTGCCATTGATGAAGGACAATATCCGAGGGCGTATGGATATTTATCGTCCACAACCAAGACGACGTTGTCCTTTGAGCAATTTGTCGCCTTGATTCAGAACAACAGCGTCGTGATGGAAATACGAGAGACCTCCTTCCCAACCCGAGTGCGAGAGGGAGAGTCGGCCAGGATCAGCGGCATGCTGATGGGATATGGAGAAATGACCTGTCAGGCCAGTTATGTGCTGATGCAGGAGGACGGCCAATGGAAAATTCGGAGCTTTCAATGGGCGCCTCCGCATCGATCTCACACTGACCATCTGCGCATCGCCCAGCAACGTGTTGGAATGCCGGCTTGGGAAAAAGATAACCAATATGGTACAAGGGGAAGCGCCATAGAAATGGACAGCCGCTCGTTGCCTGTTACAGGGGCCTGTTGCTCATGA
- a CDS encoding aminotransferase class III-fold pyridoxal phosphate-dependent enzyme, producing MKPLPMIEVSETELREKEAKYCSYGDTVHYSPVPKIFSGCDGSFLYDREQRPYLDLQMWYSAVNFGYRNTVIADALKAQIDRLPQLACQYLHAEKILAAEKLAQECQRAFGLDGRVQFNVGGAQAVEDSMKLVRNATGKSLFMAFMGGYHGRTLGASEITSSYRYRRRFGHFSNRAHFVPFPYCYRCPYGKKLDSCDYYCVNQVERLFETEYNSFWDSRANEPEFVAFYVEPVQATGGYIIPPPDYFPRLQKILNERKILLVDDEIQMGFYRTGKFWALEHFGVSPHIVVFGKAMTNGLNPISGLWAQESLISPSKFPPGSTHSTFSSNPLGTAATLATLQWIEQQSYEKKVAESGAYFLQRLQDLKQRHRTIGDVSGLGLALRIEVTKPDRFTPDKALADAIFEAGLAGGIPSSRGSMGLVLDIGGHYKNVFTLAPSLEISREEIDLGVELLDRLFTQQAGAQ from the coding sequence ATGAAGCCGTTACCCATGATTGAGGTGTCGGAGACCGAACTGCGAGAAAAAGAGGCCAAGTATTGCTCGTACGGGGATACCGTGCACTATTCCCCAGTGCCTAAAATCTTTTCCGGCTGTGATGGCAGTTTTCTCTACGATCGCGAGCAGCGCCCGTATTTGGACCTTCAAATGTGGTATTCCGCGGTCAATTTTGGCTACCGCAACACGGTGATCGCCGATGCCTTAAAAGCGCAAATTGACCGGTTGCCACAGCTTGCGTGCCAATACCTACACGCGGAGAAAATCCTGGCGGCGGAAAAGCTTGCTCAGGAATGCCAGCGAGCCTTTGGCTTGGATGGCCGAGTGCAATTCAATGTGGGTGGTGCACAAGCGGTCGAAGATTCCATGAAGCTCGTCCGTAATGCGACCGGGAAGAGCCTCTTCATGGCGTTCATGGGGGGCTATCACGGCCGCACCTTGGGCGCATCGGAAATTACCTCCAGTTATCGCTACCGCCGCCGATTTGGACATTTTTCCAATCGTGCGCATTTTGTGCCATTTCCATATTGTTATCGCTGTCCCTACGGCAAGAAGTTGGATAGTTGCGACTACTACTGTGTGAACCAGGTCGAGCGCCTGTTTGAAACGGAATACAACTCGTTCTGGGATTCGCGAGCGAATGAGCCGGAGTTCGTCGCCTTTTATGTTGAACCGGTTCAGGCTACGGGAGGGTATATCATTCCGCCTCCTGACTATTTCCCGCGGTTACAAAAAATTCTCAATGAACGCAAAATTCTTCTGGTGGACGATGAAATCCAGATGGGGTTCTATCGCACCGGAAAATTCTGGGCTTTGGAACATTTCGGCGTGTCCCCGCACATTGTCGTGTTCGGCAAAGCGATGACGAATGGGTTGAATCCTATTTCTGGGCTCTGGGCGCAGGAAAGTTTGATCTCGCCTTCGAAGTTTCCCCCGGGGTCCACACACTCCACGTTCTCTTCCAATCCGCTTGGGACGGCCGCTACGCTGGCTACCTTACAGTGGATCGAACAGCAGTCGTACGAGAAGAAGGTCGCTGAATCGGGCGCCTACTTCCTACAACGGCTGCAGGACCTCAAACAGCGTCACCGAACCATTGGTGATGTGTCTGGTCTGGGGCTGGCCTTGCGCATCGAGGTCACGAAGCCGGATCGGTTCACGCCGGACAAAGCCCTTGCAGATGCGATTTTTGAAGCGGGGCTTGCGGGGGGCATTCCCTCATCCCGTGGTTCGATGGGGCTCGTGCTGGACATTGGCGGGCACTATAAGAACGTGTTTACTCTGGCGCCGTCCCTGGAGATCAGCCGGGAGGAGATTGATTTAGGCGTCGAGTTGTTGGATCGGTTGTTTACCCAACAGGCAGGTGCCCAATGA
- a CDS encoding alpha/beta fold hydrolase, whose protein sequence is MTRVRLHRNGCLDGMTGRKPTDFALYTGAKSLIYLIHGVTGTPAEMHYLAKSLARQGWDVYVPTLPGHCTRLRDLVRASEQEWRTHVQQQLTYARDHYDAVFVAGLSAGALLALEASTVVPVDGVGVLSPTFTYDGWNTPWSHAILPLAMKLVPLQLQHLLFHIDGPPYGIKDPVLQARIGSAYHPMALVRGWWKERAARLRAASEKSAYVPSAASNGYPIFPLRTLTEIDRLIRYVSTRLHRVHAPTLVLQAREDDMTSPRNADFVHERIASRHKEVRLLDDCYHVITVDQQKQAVVRHLHDFFSIHRSRSWST, encoded by the coding sequence ATGACCCGCGTTCGATTGCATCGCAACGGGTGCCTTGATGGCATGACAGGGCGGAAGCCTACGGACTTTGCCCTCTACACCGGGGCTAAGAGTCTGATTTATTTGATTCATGGCGTGACGGGAACCCCCGCAGAGATGCACTATCTTGCGAAGAGTCTGGCTCGGCAGGGGTGGGACGTCTATGTGCCGACCTTGCCGGGCCATTGTACTCGCCTGCGCGACCTTGTTCGTGCCAGTGAGCAAGAATGGCGAACCCATGTGCAACAACAACTTACCTATGCTCGCGATCATTACGATGCGGTGTTTGTGGCGGGACTGAGTGCGGGCGCGCTGCTTGCGCTGGAGGCCTCCACCGTAGTGCCCGTCGACGGGGTGGGCGTGCTGTCTCCCACGTTCACGTATGACGGATGGAATACGCCATGGTCTCACGCGATTTTGCCCCTGGCGATGAAGCTGGTGCCGCTCCAGCTGCAGCATCTGTTATTCCATATTGATGGTCCTCCGTATGGGATTAAAGATCCGGTCTTGCAAGCTCGCATTGGGTCGGCGTATCACCCGATGGCTCTCGTACGAGGGTGGTGGAAGGAGCGCGCGGCACGTCTCCGAGCCGCCAGCGAGAAGAGCGCCTATGTTCCGTCAGCGGCCTCGAACGGGTATCCTATTTTCCCTCTTCGAACCTTGACGGAAATCGACCGGCTCATTCGATACGTGTCCACGCGGCTTCACCGTGTGCATGCTCCGACACTCGTGCTTCAGGCTCGAGAAGACGACATGACGAGTCCACGCAACGCGGATTTTGTCCATGAGCGTATCGCTTCGCGGCACAAGGAGGTACGCCTGTTAGATGACTGCTATCACGTCATTACCGTGGATCAGCAGAAACAGGCTGTCGTGCGACACCTCCATGACTTCTTTAGCATCCATCGATCGCGATCTTGGTCTACATGA
- a CDS encoding DUF2235 domain-containing protein: MAKKIVFCADGTWNNPYEDETVEHPADPTNVYKLFLCLAGSLSPDSLLNSDEQEKELTENDQTLLVAKYIHGVGDSRNLLNKLLGGAFGAGIISRIVRGYTFLSRNYAAGDDIVIVGFSRGAYTARALAGLIASQGLLAPPIAQDQERAYRCGAQAWYRYRRATIVNSFSLAHLAEVTSNLPAFVSSGSLTDGDFTAIDRLAAVAVWDTVGAMGFPDYAGKGNRVDAFKFVDTRLSQKVGMGFHAVALDERRNDFKPTLWDPAANVTHQLFPGAHADVGGGYPTAQNESGLSDGALIWMMGNLAQIGVAFLPSLPCTITPNPEGTAHKPWVHPPWNLPGISLGPRSFPAGLPQDLSIAARMAAASVIAEPGEPATPYQPTNLPA, translated from the coding sequence ATGGCGAAGAAAATCGTGTTTTGCGCCGACGGAACCTGGAACAATCCGTACGAAGATGAAACCGTTGAGCATCCGGCAGATCCAACCAATGTGTATAAGCTGTTTCTTTGCCTGGCCGGCTCGCTCTCGCCCGACTCGTTGCTGAATTCCGATGAGCAGGAAAAGGAACTCACCGAAAATGATCAGACTTTACTCGTCGCGAAATACATCCATGGCGTCGGCGACTCACGCAACCTCCTGAATAAACTGTTGGGTGGTGCGTTCGGTGCCGGCATCATTTCCCGTATCGTTCGCGGCTATACGTTCCTCTCTAGAAATTATGCAGCTGGGGACGACATTGTGATTGTCGGTTTCAGCCGCGGCGCATATACGGCGCGCGCCCTGGCCGGACTCATCGCGTCACAAGGCCTCCTGGCCCCACCGATTGCTCAAGATCAAGAACGTGCCTACCGATGCGGTGCACAAGCGTGGTATCGGTATCGTCGGGCCACGATCGTCAATTCATTCAGTCTCGCCCATCTTGCTGAAGTCACAAGCAATCTCCCGGCCTTTGTGTCCAGTGGCTCACTGACGGATGGGGATTTCACCGCGATCGACCGCCTCGCCGCGGTTGCGGTCTGGGATACAGTCGGAGCGATGGGATTTCCAGACTATGCGGGCAAGGGCAACCGCGTGGACGCGTTTAAATTTGTCGATACCCGGTTGAGCCAAAAAGTGGGCATGGGCTTCCATGCGGTGGCATTAGACGAACGTCGCAATGACTTCAAACCCACGCTCTGGGATCCTGCGGCCAATGTCACGCATCAATTGTTTCCCGGAGCCCACGCCGATGTTGGAGGCGGATATCCCACCGCCCAGAATGAGAGCGGTTTATCGGACGGAGCCTTGATATGGATGATGGGAAACCTTGCGCAGATCGGTGTAGCCTTCCTCCCGTCGCTCCCTTGCACGATCACCCCAAACCCTGAAGGGACGGCCCATAAGCCATGGGTACATCCGCCGTGGAATCTGCCGGGCATCTCGTTGGGTCCGAGAAGCTTCCCAGCTGGGCTGCCACAAGACCTTTCAATCGCGGCACGCATGGCGGCAGCTTCGGTGATCGCCGAACCAGGAGAACCGGCGACGCCATACCAACCTACCAATCTTCCTGCTTGA